A window from Gasterosteus aculeatus chromosome 14, fGasAcu3.hap1.1, whole genome shotgun sequence encodes these proteins:
- the tjp2a gene encoding tight junction protein ZO-2a isoform X4 — protein MKFKKFITIMQAAIGIVPLNKRELLPPGRKLWRPLGDQPGSEQTSTDLLKSNRKFRWSREAHYLYLRRLSSRSYSAITMNPVMEETVWEQYTVTLQRDPKMGFGIAVSGGRDNPNEESGETSIVVSDVLQGGPADGFLFENDRVIQVNAISMEGALHSVAVQTLRKCGKVAKITVKRPRKVPVNMLNRPPSPDDRVFNNDYNEDYNYEQDRRSVYSGRSAVGRDHSPDRERGYADSGYQTRERDYERRERGRSVERDLSPDRPYRRDGSRGRTLDRERSPDRSYKGDPSPDRRFRSEHALDRGHSPDRRYRSERALDRPVSPDRRYRSERMLDRADSPDMRYGREGHSPPRGRDHSFERGRQRVHSDPRKYEEPMKRSGSRDRLERSPSPAAMPIPLARPTRDMQPLDKPMNVLLLKNRPNEEYGLRLGSQLFIKEMTSTGLACRDGNLQEGDIILKINGTATENLSLSDAGKLIEKSRGKLQLVVQRDKQQVLIRVPPMADSDSELDDISEIESYRSYSPQDERRGLPSDLSSHSSNERLREKPREDPPNRLAKMGAMPTPFRGPDRAAEDTPPLKAEREEPRSETPPVPAVTAAPRLHAAPKLPLKPSIEDQELFGPNTVMVRFQKGDSVGMRLAGGNDVGIFIAGVQEDSAAEQEGLRTGDQIMKVNNMDFRAMVREDAVLYLLEIPKGEDVTILAQSKPEVYKDILASGRGDSFFIRTHFEYEKEAPQSLPFTRGEIFKVTDTLYDGKLGNWLAIRSDKDNQLREKGIIPNKSRAEQMSNVQNAARVASGNDRGDFWRLRGQRAAKKKDLRKSREDLTAAPVTTKFPAYERVVLREAGFRRPVVIFGPISDAVNEKLGNDLPSEFVVAKTEPKDAGSEKSSGVVRLNTIRQIIEQDRHALLDVTPKAVDTLNYTQWYPIVLFLNPDSKQGVKTMRNRLVPGSSRSARKLFEQAVKLRKTCSHLFTATIDLNSANDAWYGSVKDSIREQQERAVWVCEGKLDGSEEDLDLHDDGVSYLSAMSADYLSMDSRLTSDYEDTADEGGAYTDNELDEPLDEPQPVSAISRSSEPVLSDEKPHPEPRGRMKRSGSRERLDREPSPPIPPFVPEPPKVRVQARTDSSRSYDSRSSSTISSDVAGVNRPLPPPVALKPTAHRPSHPSEERRPGDEDPANTSFQGKIKAFEKMDHLARAQRILELQEAENARLEIAQKHPDIYAVPVKQPKPNLHRPQPIGKP, from the exons gATCCAAAGATGGGCTTTGGCATCGCCGTGTCGGGGGGGCGAGACAACCCAAACGAGGAAAGTGGAGAGACCTCCATCGTTGTGTCCGACGTCCTGCAGGGAGGACCGGCGGACGGCTTTTTGTT TGAGAATGACCGAGTGATACAGGTGAACGCCATCTCCATGGAGGGGGCCCTCCACTCCGTCGCTGTGCAGACCCTCAGGAAGTGCGGCAAAGTGGCAAAAATT ACCGTCAAGAGGCCGAGGAAGGTTCCAGTAAACATGCTGAACCGCCCGCCGTCACCCGATGACCGAGTCTTCAACAACGACTACAACGAAGATTACAACTACGAGCAGGACCGGCGCAGCGTCTACAGCGGGCGCAGCGCGGTGGGCCGGGACCACAGCCCGGACAGGGAGCGCGGCTACGCGGACTCCGGCTACCAGACGCGCGAGCGGGACTACGAGCGGCGGGAACGTGGCCGCAGCGTGGAGAGGGACCTGAGCCCGGACCGGCCGTACAGGAGAGACGGCAGCAGAGGGCGCACGCTGGACCGAGAGCGCAGCCCCGACCGGTCATACAAGGGCGACCCCAGTCCGGACAGACGGTTCCGCAGCGAGCACGCGCTGGACCGAGGCCACAGCCCCGACCGCCGCTACCGCAGCGAGCGAGCCCTGGACCGGCCGGTCAGCCCGGACCGGCGCTACCGCAGCGAGCGGATGCTGGACCGGGCCGACAGCCCCGACATGCGCTACGGGCGGGAAGGCCACAGCCCGCCGCGGGGCCGCGACCACAGCTTCGAGCGGGGGCGCCAGCGCGTGCACAGCGACCCGAGGAAGTACGAGGAGCCGATGAAGAGGAGCGGCAGCAGGGACCGCCTGGAGCGCTCGCCGTCGCCCGCGGCCATGCCCATCCCACTGGCGCGCCCCACCCGGGACATGCAGCCCCTGGACAAACCCATGaacgtgctgctgctgaagaaccGGCCCAACGAAG AGTACGGCCTTCGTCTTGGCAGTCAGCTCTTCATCAAAGAGATGACGAGCACAGGACTGGCCTGCAGAGATGGGAACCTGCAGGAAGGGGACATTATACTAAAG atTAACGGCACGGCCACGGAAAACCTGTCACTCAGCGACGCAGGGAAGCTCATCGAGAAGTCCCGCGGGAAGCTGCAGCTGGTGGTGCAGAGAGACAAGCAGCAAGTGCTGATCCGAGTCCCCCCGATGGCCGACAGCGACTCGGAGCTCGATG ATATCTCCGAGATCGAGTCGTACCGCTCCTACTCTCCACAGGACGAGCGGCGGGGCCTCCCCTCGGacctctcctcccactcctccaaTGAGCGGCTCAGGGAGAAGCCTAG AGAGGACCCACCCAACAGGCTGGCAAAAATGGGTGCCATGCCAACGCCATTCAGAGGTCCAGACAGGGCTGCAGAAGACACGCCCCCTTTGAAGGCGGAGAGGGAGGAGCCACGATCAGAAACTCCCCCAG TGCCCGCCGTCACTGCTGCCCCGAGGCTTCATGCGGCTCCTAAGCTGCCTCTCAAGCCGAGCATAGAGGACCAGGAACTTTTTGG GCCGAACACCGTGATGGTGCGGTTCCAGAAAGGGGACAGCGTGGGCATGAGGCTGGCAGGGGGCAATGACGTAGGCATCTTCATCGCTGGCGTTCAGGAGGACAGCGCGGCTGAGCAGGAGGGACTCCGCACAGGAGATCAGATCATGAAG GTGAACAACATGGACTTCCGAGCCATGGTGCGTGAGGATGCTGTCCTCTACCTCCTGGAGATTCCCAAAGGAGAAGATGTGACCATTCTGGCTCAAAGCAAACCTGAAG tGTACAAAGACATTTTGGCATCGGGCCGAGGGGATTCCTTCTTCATCAGGACCCACTTTGAGTACGAGAAGGAGGCCCCTCAGAGCCTTCCTTTCACCAGAGGAGAGATCTTCAAAGTGACGGACACACTTTACGACGGCAAGCTCGGCAACTGGCTGGCGATCCGCTCCGACAAAGACAACCAGTTGCGGGAGAAAGGAATCATCCCCAACAAGAGCAG AGCGGAGCAAATGTCCAACGTCCAGAATGCTGCTCGGGTGGCGTCGGGCAACGACAGGGGAGACTTCTGGAGGCTGAGAGGTCAAAGGGCGGCCAAGAAGAAAGACTTGCGCAAGAGCCGCGAGGACCTGACGGCGGCTCCAGTCACCACCAAGTTCCCTGCATATGAGAGGGTGGTCCTACGCGAAG CTGGCTTCAGGAGGCCCGTGGTGATATTCGGGCCCATTTCCGACGCGGTGAATGAAAAATTGGGCAACGATCTGCCGAGCGAGTTTGTCGTCGCTA AAACGGAGCCCAAGGACGCGGGAAGTGAGAAGTCCTCCGGAGTGGTGAGATTAAACACCATCAGGCAGATCATTGAGCAG GACCGTCATGCCCTGCTGGATGTGACTCCCAAAGCTGTGGACACTCTGAACTACACACAGTGGTACCCCATCGTCCTCTTCCTGAACCCGGACAGCAAGCAAGGCGTCAAAACCATGAGGAACCGCCTGGTACCCGGATCCAGCCGCAGCGCACGCAAACTGTTTGAGCAGGCCGTCAAGCTGAGGAAGACCTGCTCACACCTTTTCACAG CGACCATTGACCTGAACTCGGCCAATGACGCGTGGTACGGCAGCGTGAAAGACTCAATccgggagcagcaggagagagccGTGTGGGTGTGCGAGGGCAAG TTGGACGGTTCAGAGGAGGACCTGGATCTCCACGACGACGGCGTGTCCTACCTGTCGGCGATGAGCGCGGACTACCTGAGCATGGACAGCCGCCTCACCAGCGACTACGAAGACACGGCGGACGAGGGCGGGGCCTACACCGACAACGAGCTGGACGAGCCGCTGGACGAGCCCCAGCCGGTGTCCGCCATCAGCCGGTCCTCGGAGCCCGTGCTGTCAGATGAG AAACCTCATCCTGAACCCCGGGGTCGAATGAAGAGGTCGGGGAGCAGAGAGAGGCTGGACAGAGAGCCCAGCCCTCCCATCCCCCCCTTTGTCCCTGAACCTCCCAAG GTGCGGGTTCAGGCTCGGACTGACTCATCGCGCAGCTATGACTCGCgctccagcagcaccatcagcagCGACGTGGCGGGCGTAAACAGGCCGCTTCCCCCTCCTGTGGCCCTGAAGCCCACCGCGCACCGTCCGAGCCACCCGTCGGAGGAGCGGCGCCCGGGAGACGAGGACCCCGCCAACACATCCTTCCAGGGCAAG ATTAAAGCTTTCGAGAAAATGGACCATCTGGCCCGAGCTCAGAGGATCCTGGAGCTGCAAGAGGCGGAAAATGCCAGA TTGGAAATCGCCCAGAAGCATCCTGACATCTACGCCGTGCCAGTGAAACAACCCAAACCCAACCTCCACCGGCCTCAGCCAATAGG GAAACCCTAA
- the tjp2a gene encoding tight junction protein ZO-2a isoform X8: MPVNGGGLLSLNRYTTQYFTNPVMEETVWEQYTVTLQRDPKMGFGIAVSGGRDNPNEESGETSIVVSDVLQGGPADGFLFENDRVIQVNAISMEGALHSVAVQTLRKCGKVAKITVKRPRKVPVNMLNRPPSPDDRVFNNDYNEDYNYEQDRRSVYSGRSAVGRDHSPDRERGYADSGYQTRERDYERRERGRSVERDLSPDRPYRRDGSRGRTLDRERSPDRSYKGDPSPDRRFRSEHALDRGHSPDRRYRSERALDRPVSPDRRYRSERMLDRADSPDMRYGREGHSPPRGRDHSFERGRQRVHSDPRKYEEPMKRSGSRDRLERSPSPAAMPIPLARPTRDMQPLDKPMNVLLLKNRPNEEYGLRLGSQLFIKEMTSTGLACRDGNLQEGDIILKINGTATENLSLSDAGKLIEKSRGKLQLVVQRDKQQVLIRVPPMADSDSELDDISEIESYRSYSPQDERRGLPSDLSSHSSNERLREKPREDPPNRLAKMGAMPTPFRGPDRAAEDTPPLKAEREEPRSETPPVPAVTAAPRLHAAPKLPLKPSIEDQELFGPNTVMVRFQKGDSVGMRLAGGNDVGIFIAGVQEDSAAEQEGLRTGDQIMKVNNMDFRAMVREDAVLYLLEIPKGEDVTILAQSKPEVYKDILASGRGDSFFIRTHFEYEKEAPQSLPFTRGEIFKVTDTLYDGKLGNWLAIRSDKDNQLREKGIIPNKSRAEQMSNVQNAARVASGNDRGDFWRLRGQRAAKKKDLRKSREDLTAAPVTTKFPAYERVVLREAGFRRPVVIFGPISDAVNEKLGNDLPSEFVVAKTEPKDAGSEKSSGVVRLNTIRQIIEQDRHALLDVTPKAVDTLNYTQWYPIVLFLNPDSKQGVKTMRNRLVPGSSRSARKLFEQAVKLRKTCSHLFTATIDLNSANDAWYGSVKDSIREQQERAVWVCEGKLDGSEEDLDLHDDGVSYLSAMSADYLSMDSRLTSDYEDTADEGGAYTDNELDEPLDEPQPVSAISRSSEPVLSDEKPHPEPRGRMKRSGSRERLDREPSPPIPPFVPEPPKVRVQARTDSSRSYDSRSSSTISSDVAGVNRPLPPPVALKPTAHRPSHPSEERRPGDEDPANTSFQGKIKAFEKMDHLARAQRILELQEAENARLEIAQKHPDIYAVPVKQPKPNLHRPQPIGSSANPEQPLRPPYSESRGYEEDEAEYRRQLAEQTKRGYYNPQKYNDTEL; the protein is encoded by the exons gATCCAAAGATGGGCTTTGGCATCGCCGTGTCGGGGGGGCGAGACAACCCAAACGAGGAAAGTGGAGAGACCTCCATCGTTGTGTCCGACGTCCTGCAGGGAGGACCGGCGGACGGCTTTTTGTT TGAGAATGACCGAGTGATACAGGTGAACGCCATCTCCATGGAGGGGGCCCTCCACTCCGTCGCTGTGCAGACCCTCAGGAAGTGCGGCAAAGTGGCAAAAATT ACCGTCAAGAGGCCGAGGAAGGTTCCAGTAAACATGCTGAACCGCCCGCCGTCACCCGATGACCGAGTCTTCAACAACGACTACAACGAAGATTACAACTACGAGCAGGACCGGCGCAGCGTCTACAGCGGGCGCAGCGCGGTGGGCCGGGACCACAGCCCGGACAGGGAGCGCGGCTACGCGGACTCCGGCTACCAGACGCGCGAGCGGGACTACGAGCGGCGGGAACGTGGCCGCAGCGTGGAGAGGGACCTGAGCCCGGACCGGCCGTACAGGAGAGACGGCAGCAGAGGGCGCACGCTGGACCGAGAGCGCAGCCCCGACCGGTCATACAAGGGCGACCCCAGTCCGGACAGACGGTTCCGCAGCGAGCACGCGCTGGACCGAGGCCACAGCCCCGACCGCCGCTACCGCAGCGAGCGAGCCCTGGACCGGCCGGTCAGCCCGGACCGGCGCTACCGCAGCGAGCGGATGCTGGACCGGGCCGACAGCCCCGACATGCGCTACGGGCGGGAAGGCCACAGCCCGCCGCGGGGCCGCGACCACAGCTTCGAGCGGGGGCGCCAGCGCGTGCACAGCGACCCGAGGAAGTACGAGGAGCCGATGAAGAGGAGCGGCAGCAGGGACCGCCTGGAGCGCTCGCCGTCGCCCGCGGCCATGCCCATCCCACTGGCGCGCCCCACCCGGGACATGCAGCCCCTGGACAAACCCATGaacgtgctgctgctgaagaaccGGCCCAACGAAG AGTACGGCCTTCGTCTTGGCAGTCAGCTCTTCATCAAAGAGATGACGAGCACAGGACTGGCCTGCAGAGATGGGAACCTGCAGGAAGGGGACATTATACTAAAG atTAACGGCACGGCCACGGAAAACCTGTCACTCAGCGACGCAGGGAAGCTCATCGAGAAGTCCCGCGGGAAGCTGCAGCTGGTGGTGCAGAGAGACAAGCAGCAAGTGCTGATCCGAGTCCCCCCGATGGCCGACAGCGACTCGGAGCTCGATG ATATCTCCGAGATCGAGTCGTACCGCTCCTACTCTCCACAGGACGAGCGGCGGGGCCTCCCCTCGGacctctcctcccactcctccaaTGAGCGGCTCAGGGAGAAGCCTAG AGAGGACCCACCCAACAGGCTGGCAAAAATGGGTGCCATGCCAACGCCATTCAGAGGTCCAGACAGGGCTGCAGAAGACACGCCCCCTTTGAAGGCGGAGAGGGAGGAGCCACGATCAGAAACTCCCCCAG TGCCCGCCGTCACTGCTGCCCCGAGGCTTCATGCGGCTCCTAAGCTGCCTCTCAAGCCGAGCATAGAGGACCAGGAACTTTTTGG GCCGAACACCGTGATGGTGCGGTTCCAGAAAGGGGACAGCGTGGGCATGAGGCTGGCAGGGGGCAATGACGTAGGCATCTTCATCGCTGGCGTTCAGGAGGACAGCGCGGCTGAGCAGGAGGGACTCCGCACAGGAGATCAGATCATGAAG GTGAACAACATGGACTTCCGAGCCATGGTGCGTGAGGATGCTGTCCTCTACCTCCTGGAGATTCCCAAAGGAGAAGATGTGACCATTCTGGCTCAAAGCAAACCTGAAG tGTACAAAGACATTTTGGCATCGGGCCGAGGGGATTCCTTCTTCATCAGGACCCACTTTGAGTACGAGAAGGAGGCCCCTCAGAGCCTTCCTTTCACCAGAGGAGAGATCTTCAAAGTGACGGACACACTTTACGACGGCAAGCTCGGCAACTGGCTGGCGATCCGCTCCGACAAAGACAACCAGTTGCGGGAGAAAGGAATCATCCCCAACAAGAGCAG AGCGGAGCAAATGTCCAACGTCCAGAATGCTGCTCGGGTGGCGTCGGGCAACGACAGGGGAGACTTCTGGAGGCTGAGAGGTCAAAGGGCGGCCAAGAAGAAAGACTTGCGCAAGAGCCGCGAGGACCTGACGGCGGCTCCAGTCACCACCAAGTTCCCTGCATATGAGAGGGTGGTCCTACGCGAAG CTGGCTTCAGGAGGCCCGTGGTGATATTCGGGCCCATTTCCGACGCGGTGAATGAAAAATTGGGCAACGATCTGCCGAGCGAGTTTGTCGTCGCTA AAACGGAGCCCAAGGACGCGGGAAGTGAGAAGTCCTCCGGAGTGGTGAGATTAAACACCATCAGGCAGATCATTGAGCAG GACCGTCATGCCCTGCTGGATGTGACTCCCAAAGCTGTGGACACTCTGAACTACACACAGTGGTACCCCATCGTCCTCTTCCTGAACCCGGACAGCAAGCAAGGCGTCAAAACCATGAGGAACCGCCTGGTACCCGGATCCAGCCGCAGCGCACGCAAACTGTTTGAGCAGGCCGTCAAGCTGAGGAAGACCTGCTCACACCTTTTCACAG CGACCATTGACCTGAACTCGGCCAATGACGCGTGGTACGGCAGCGTGAAAGACTCAATccgggagcagcaggagagagccGTGTGGGTGTGCGAGGGCAAG TTGGACGGTTCAGAGGAGGACCTGGATCTCCACGACGACGGCGTGTCCTACCTGTCGGCGATGAGCGCGGACTACCTGAGCATGGACAGCCGCCTCACCAGCGACTACGAAGACACGGCGGACGAGGGCGGGGCCTACACCGACAACGAGCTGGACGAGCCGCTGGACGAGCCCCAGCCGGTGTCCGCCATCAGCCGGTCCTCGGAGCCCGTGCTGTCAGATGAG AAACCTCATCCTGAACCCCGGGGTCGAATGAAGAGGTCGGGGAGCAGAGAGAGGCTGGACAGAGAGCCCAGCCCTCCCATCCCCCCCTTTGTCCCTGAACCTCCCAAG GTGCGGGTTCAGGCTCGGACTGACTCATCGCGCAGCTATGACTCGCgctccagcagcaccatcagcagCGACGTGGCGGGCGTAAACAGGCCGCTTCCCCCTCCTGTGGCCCTGAAGCCCACCGCGCACCGTCCGAGCCACCCGTCGGAGGAGCGGCGCCCGGGAGACGAGGACCCCGCCAACACATCCTTCCAGGGCAAG ATTAAAGCTTTCGAGAAAATGGACCATCTGGCCCGAGCTCAGAGGATCCTGGAGCTGCAAGAGGCGGAAAATGCCAGA TTGGAAATCGCCCAGAAGCATCCTGACATCTACGCCGTGCCAGTGAAACAACCCAAACCCAACCTCCACCGGCCTCAGCCAATAGG TTCAAGCGCCAACCCCGAGCAGCCACTCAGGCCGCCGTACTCCGAGTCCAGAGGGTACGAGGAAGACGAGGCCGAGTACCGCCGGCAGCTGGCCGAACAGACCAAGAGGGGATACTACAATCCTCAGAAATACAATGACACTGAGCTGTAG
- the tjp2a gene encoding tight junction protein ZO-2a isoform X5 has translation MKTVLSLHRKWAHAVKTIRILQGLNPVMEETVWEQYTVTLQRDPKMGFGIAVSGGRDNPNEESGETSIVVSDVLQGGPADGFLFENDRVIQVNAISMEGALHSVAVQTLRKCGKVAKITVKRPRKVPVNMLNRPPSPDDRVFNNDYNEDYNYEQDRRSVYSGRSAVGRDHSPDRERGYADSGYQTRERDYERRERGRSVERDLSPDRPYRRDGSRGRTLDRERSPDRSYKGDPSPDRRFRSEHALDRGHSPDRRYRSERALDRPVSPDRRYRSERMLDRADSPDMRYGREGHSPPRGRDHSFERGRQRVHSDPRKYEEPMKRSGSRDRLERSPSPAAMPIPLARPTRDMQPLDKPMNVLLLKNRPNEEYGLRLGSQLFIKEMTSTGLACRDGNLQEGDIILKINGTATENLSLSDAGKLIEKSRGKLQLVVQRDKQQVLIRVPPMADSDSELDDISEIESYRSYSPQDERRGLPSDLSSHSSNERLREKPREDPPNRLAKMGAMPTPFRGPDRAAEDTPPLKAEREEPRSETPPVPAVTAAPRLHAAPKLPLKPSIEDQELFGPNTVMVRFQKGDSVGMRLAGGNDVGIFIAGVQEDSAAEQEGLRTGDQIMKVNNMDFRAMVREDAVLYLLEIPKGEDVTILAQSKPEVYKDILASGRGDSFFIRTHFEYEKEAPQSLPFTRGEIFKVTDTLYDGKLGNWLAIRSDKDNQLREKGIIPNKSRAEQMSNVQNAARVASGNDRGDFWRLRGQRAAKKKDLRKSREDLTAAPVTTKFPAYERVVLREAGFRRPVVIFGPISDAVNEKLGNDLPSEFVVAKTEPKDAGSEKSSGVVRLNTIRQIIEQDRHALLDVTPKAVDTLNYTQWYPIVLFLNPDSKQGVKTMRNRLVPGSSRSARKLFEQAVKLRKTCSHLFTATIDLNSANDAWYGSVKDSIREQQERAVWVCEGKLDGSEEDLDLHDDGVSYLSAMSADYLSMDSRLTSDYEDTADEGGAYTDNELDEPLDEPQPVSAISRSSEPVLSDEKPHPEPRGRMKRSGSRERLDREPSPPIPPFVPEPPKVRVQARTDSSRSYDSRSSSTISSDVAGVNRPLPPPVALKPTAHRPSHPSEERRPGDEDPANTSFQGKKMGDQIKAFEKMDHLARAQRILELQEAENARLEIAQKHPDIYAVPVKQPKPNLHRPQPIGSSANPEQPLRPPYSESRGYEEDEAEYRRQLAEQTKRGYYNPQKYNDTEL, from the exons gATCCAAAGATGGGCTTTGGCATCGCCGTGTCGGGGGGGCGAGACAACCCAAACGAGGAAAGTGGAGAGACCTCCATCGTTGTGTCCGACGTCCTGCAGGGAGGACCGGCGGACGGCTTTTTGTT TGAGAATGACCGAGTGATACAGGTGAACGCCATCTCCATGGAGGGGGCCCTCCACTCCGTCGCTGTGCAGACCCTCAGGAAGTGCGGCAAAGTGGCAAAAATT ACCGTCAAGAGGCCGAGGAAGGTTCCAGTAAACATGCTGAACCGCCCGCCGTCACCCGATGACCGAGTCTTCAACAACGACTACAACGAAGATTACAACTACGAGCAGGACCGGCGCAGCGTCTACAGCGGGCGCAGCGCGGTGGGCCGGGACCACAGCCCGGACAGGGAGCGCGGCTACGCGGACTCCGGCTACCAGACGCGCGAGCGGGACTACGAGCGGCGGGAACGTGGCCGCAGCGTGGAGAGGGACCTGAGCCCGGACCGGCCGTACAGGAGAGACGGCAGCAGAGGGCGCACGCTGGACCGAGAGCGCAGCCCCGACCGGTCATACAAGGGCGACCCCAGTCCGGACAGACGGTTCCGCAGCGAGCACGCGCTGGACCGAGGCCACAGCCCCGACCGCCGCTACCGCAGCGAGCGAGCCCTGGACCGGCCGGTCAGCCCGGACCGGCGCTACCGCAGCGAGCGGATGCTGGACCGGGCCGACAGCCCCGACATGCGCTACGGGCGGGAAGGCCACAGCCCGCCGCGGGGCCGCGACCACAGCTTCGAGCGGGGGCGCCAGCGCGTGCACAGCGACCCGAGGAAGTACGAGGAGCCGATGAAGAGGAGCGGCAGCAGGGACCGCCTGGAGCGCTCGCCGTCGCCCGCGGCCATGCCCATCCCACTGGCGCGCCCCACCCGGGACATGCAGCCCCTGGACAAACCCATGaacgtgctgctgctgaagaaccGGCCCAACGAAG AGTACGGCCTTCGTCTTGGCAGTCAGCTCTTCATCAAAGAGATGACGAGCACAGGACTGGCCTGCAGAGATGGGAACCTGCAGGAAGGGGACATTATACTAAAG atTAACGGCACGGCCACGGAAAACCTGTCACTCAGCGACGCAGGGAAGCTCATCGAGAAGTCCCGCGGGAAGCTGCAGCTGGTGGTGCAGAGAGACAAGCAGCAAGTGCTGATCCGAGTCCCCCCGATGGCCGACAGCGACTCGGAGCTCGATG ATATCTCCGAGATCGAGTCGTACCGCTCCTACTCTCCACAGGACGAGCGGCGGGGCCTCCCCTCGGacctctcctcccactcctccaaTGAGCGGCTCAGGGAGAAGCCTAG AGAGGACCCACCCAACAGGCTGGCAAAAATGGGTGCCATGCCAACGCCATTCAGAGGTCCAGACAGGGCTGCAGAAGACACGCCCCCTTTGAAGGCGGAGAGGGAGGAGCCACGATCAGAAACTCCCCCAG TGCCCGCCGTCACTGCTGCCCCGAGGCTTCATGCGGCTCCTAAGCTGCCTCTCAAGCCGAGCATAGAGGACCAGGAACTTTTTGG GCCGAACACCGTGATGGTGCGGTTCCAGAAAGGGGACAGCGTGGGCATGAGGCTGGCAGGGGGCAATGACGTAGGCATCTTCATCGCTGGCGTTCAGGAGGACAGCGCGGCTGAGCAGGAGGGACTCCGCACAGGAGATCAGATCATGAAG GTGAACAACATGGACTTCCGAGCCATGGTGCGTGAGGATGCTGTCCTCTACCTCCTGGAGATTCCCAAAGGAGAAGATGTGACCATTCTGGCTCAAAGCAAACCTGAAG tGTACAAAGACATTTTGGCATCGGGCCGAGGGGATTCCTTCTTCATCAGGACCCACTTTGAGTACGAGAAGGAGGCCCCTCAGAGCCTTCCTTTCACCAGAGGAGAGATCTTCAAAGTGACGGACACACTTTACGACGGCAAGCTCGGCAACTGGCTGGCGATCCGCTCCGACAAAGACAACCAGTTGCGGGAGAAAGGAATCATCCCCAACAAGAGCAG AGCGGAGCAAATGTCCAACGTCCAGAATGCTGCTCGGGTGGCGTCGGGCAACGACAGGGGAGACTTCTGGAGGCTGAGAGGTCAAAGGGCGGCCAAGAAGAAAGACTTGCGCAAGAGCCGCGAGGACCTGACGGCGGCTCCAGTCACCACCAAGTTCCCTGCATATGAGAGGGTGGTCCTACGCGAAG CTGGCTTCAGGAGGCCCGTGGTGATATTCGGGCCCATTTCCGACGCGGTGAATGAAAAATTGGGCAACGATCTGCCGAGCGAGTTTGTCGTCGCTA AAACGGAGCCCAAGGACGCGGGAAGTGAGAAGTCCTCCGGAGTGGTGAGATTAAACACCATCAGGCAGATCATTGAGCAG GACCGTCATGCCCTGCTGGATGTGACTCCCAAAGCTGTGGACACTCTGAACTACACACAGTGGTACCCCATCGTCCTCTTCCTGAACCCGGACAGCAAGCAAGGCGTCAAAACCATGAGGAACCGCCTGGTACCCGGATCCAGCCGCAGCGCACGCAAACTGTTTGAGCAGGCCGTCAAGCTGAGGAAGACCTGCTCACACCTTTTCACAG CGACCATTGACCTGAACTCGGCCAATGACGCGTGGTACGGCAGCGTGAAAGACTCAATccgggagcagcaggagagagccGTGTGGGTGTGCGAGGGCAAG TTGGACGGTTCAGAGGAGGACCTGGATCTCCACGACGACGGCGTGTCCTACCTGTCGGCGATGAGCGCGGACTACCTGAGCATGGACAGCCGCCTCACCAGCGACTACGAAGACACGGCGGACGAGGGCGGGGCCTACACCGACAACGAGCTGGACGAGCCGCTGGACGAGCCCCAGCCGGTGTCCGCCATCAGCCGGTCCTCGGAGCCCGTGCTGTCAGATGAG AAACCTCATCCTGAACCCCGGGGTCGAATGAAGAGGTCGGGGAGCAGAGAGAGGCTGGACAGAGAGCCCAGCCCTCCCATCCCCCCCTTTGTCCCTGAACCTCCCAAG GTGCGGGTTCAGGCTCGGACTGACTCATCGCGCAGCTATGACTCGCgctccagcagcaccatcagcagCGACGTGGCGGGCGTAAACAGGCCGCTTCCCCCTCCTGTGGCCCTGAAGCCCACCGCGCACCGTCCGAGCCACCCGTCGGAGGAGCGGCGCCCGGGAGACGAGGACCCCGCCAACACATCCTTCCAGGGCAAG AAAATGGGTGATCAG ATTAAAGCTTTCGAGAAAATGGACCATCTGGCCCGAGCTCAGAGGATCCTGGAGCTGCAAGAGGCGGAAAATGCCAGA TTGGAAATCGCCCAGAAGCATCCTGACATCTACGCCGTGCCAGTGAAACAACCCAAACCCAACCTCCACCGGCCTCAGCCAATAGG TTCAAGCGCCAACCCCGAGCAGCCACTCAGGCCGCCGTACTCCGAGTCCAGAGGGTACGAGGAAGACGAGGCCGAGTACCGCCGGCAGCTGGCCGAACAGACCAAGAGGGGATACTACAATCCTCAGAAATACAATGACACTGAGCTGTAG